The following proteins are encoded in a genomic region of Mycoplasmopsis columbinasalis:
- a CDS encoding sugar O-acetyltransferase: MKLTNNQRRLKGKIYFGDNEIVTLMDRAQKLTYKFNHTNPNKKQKLQKIIRKLLGKADSTTWINPPFHCDYGTNIEVGTNFFANFNLTILDGGKVRIGDNCMIAPNVSIFTAGHPIHPTTRNTMCCYGIPITIGNNVWIGGGSIICPGVTIGDNVVIGAGSVVVKDIPAWTIAVGNPARVLRTITQADKKYYFKTQEVDDEIWTKMFPNEAK; encoded by the coding sequence ATGAAACTAACAAACAATCAAAGACGTCTCAAAGGCAAAATTTATTTTGGTGACAACGAAATAGTCACGTTAATGGACAGAGCACAAAAACTAACTTATAAGTTTAACCACACTAACCCTAACAAAAAACAAAAGTTGCAGAAGATAATTAGAAAACTCTTAGGAAAAGCAGATTCAACTACTTGAATTAATCCTCCTTTTCACTGCGACTATGGTACAAACATCGAGGTTGGCACAAACTTTTTTGCTAATTTTAATTTAACAATCTTAGACGGTGGCAAAGTAAGAATTGGTGATAATTGTATGATCGCACCTAATGTTTCTATTTTTACTGCTGGACATCCAATTCATCCTACTACTCGCAACACAATGTGTTGCTATGGTATTCCTATAACAATTGGCAACAATGTTTGAATTGGCGGCGGTAGCATAATTTGTCCAGGTGTCACGATTGGCGACAATGTTGTGATTGGTGCTGGTTCGGTGGTTGTGAAAGACATCCCCGCTTGAACAATTGCAGTTGGCAACCCAGCACGAGTACTCCGCACCATCACCCAAGCTGACAAAAAATACTACTTCAAAACACAAGAAGTAGATGATGAAATTTGAACTAAAATGTTTCCAAATGAAGCTAAGTAA
- a CDS encoding carbohydrate ABC transporter permease, protein MKLSSSFWAKLSQKFPLFYRFSAYKQSKNRANSLSYSIIEKETPTYKPLAILMPTIFIIILFTLIPLFLNFKDAFTGTAVTANGTEIQVFTFENFKNVVNHPSFAVGFRNSLIYGMLVLPLSLSVSLLISSCIVHVYRKWARGFWQTIFFLPYMTNAVAVSLTFLQLFAPNGFINKIFNQGTYGWLEANDQFTFRALVPLITQGVWGSLAFNVLILTTAMLSVDKNQYRSASIDGISNVKQFFSITLPSIKSTTTFLITIGIINGVKVFPLAIFNNDPSTAITNGGASLMLLVYNFLKTNEKAYAAASALALFGIGVLYSTIVRGGFRTIVQVTFNKGESDVWKKIKASTMVSKKTSLAQ, encoded by the coding sequence ATGAAATTATCGAGTAGTTTCTGAGCTAAACTTTCGCAAAAATTTCCACTTTTCTATCGTTTTAGCGCTTACAAGCAAAGCAAAAATCGTGCTAATTCACTTTCTTATTCAATCATTGAAAAAGAAACTCCAACTTATAAACCACTGGCAATTTTAATGCCCACTATCTTCATTATTATTCTCTTTACCCTGATACCTTTATTTTTAAACTTTAAAGATGCTTTCACAGGTACAGCTGTAACAGCTAATGGTACTGAAATCCAAGTGTTCACTTTTGAGAATTTTAAAAATGTGGTTAACCATCCTAGCTTTGCCGTTGGTTTTCGTAACTCACTAATTTATGGTATGTTAGTGTTACCATTATCGCTCTCGGTGAGTTTATTAATTAGCAGTTGCATCGTGCATGTTTATCGTAAGTGAGCAAGGGGTTTTTGACAAACCATCTTCTTCTTACCATATATGACCAACGCGGTTGCTGTTTCACTTACTTTCTTGCAACTATTCGCACCAAATGGTTTTATTAACAAAATTTTTAACCAAGGAACCTATGGTTGGTTAGAAGCTAACGATCAGTTTACCTTCCGTGCACTTGTGCCACTGATTACACAAGGTGTGTGAGGATCATTAGCGTTTAATGTTTTAATCTTAACAACCGCAATGCTTTCGGTTGACAAAAACCAATATCGTTCAGCTTCAATCGATGGCATTTCGAATGTTAAACAATTCTTTTCAATTACTTTGCCATCAATTAAATCAACAACAACTTTCTTAATTACAATTGGAATTATTAACGGTGTGAAAGTGTTCCCACTTGCGATCTTTAACAACGACCCAAGTACAGCCATTACCAATGGTGGTGCTTCGCTTATGCTTTTGGTCTATAACTTCCTTAAAACTAATGAAAAAGCTTATGCTGCCGCGAGCGCGCTTGCTTTATTTGGGATTGGTGTGCTTTATTCAACTATTGTGCGTGGTGGATTTAGAACAATTGTCCAAGTAACATTTAACAAAGGAGAATCAGATGTTTGAAAAAAAATTAAAGCTTCAACAATGGTTTCTAAAAAAACGTCTCTCGCGCAATAA
- a CDS encoding glucose-6-phosphate isomerase: MKKYLEVQFHHTTPIAKVQRVLQKLELLKTHILTTPTTTKNLFGWIDLASSPLDSLLVEHMQSIYKTWLDDGVEVVVIIGTASAYLTTKAIYDLLPVDKFHRKIQLMFVGHAVTTERLIADLNLLGNRKFAINVISKSGSSVEPFVVFREFRKRLESQVGSNNARKYIVITTDFERGFLLTLAQKQNYQVLRIPNTLTARFSAFTCVTLFPLLLAGYDIFTFFAGAQQATQEFKTTAGFANPILVYLANRTVLADEYKVDLFCAVETQYQKFLEWIVLLFEETETKGNHGLFSANTLLAHNFKYATHTFGTQIRAQSATTSSALDVLTYYQKEYAHKDLYINKEKPFSVDWELLQAKLASQLLPVKSFELITFTLAKLDLETLGYLLQFLYFAATLNGLLNDVDPFNQSAVEVFKNNLLKSFDK; this comes from the coding sequence ATGAAGAAGTACCTGGAAGTGCAATTTCACCATACCACGCCAATTGCTAAAGTTCAGCGTGTGTTACAAAAACTTGAATTACTCAAAACTCACATTTTAACTACACCAACAACTACCAAAAATTTGTTTGGTTGAATCGACTTAGCAAGTAGTCCGCTTGATTCTTTGCTTGTGGAACATATGCAAAGTATTTACAAAACTTGACTTGACGATGGTGTTGAAGTAGTAGTAATCATCGGGACAGCTTCAGCATATTTAACAACCAAAGCAATTTACGATTTGTTGCCCGTGGATAAATTTCACCGTAAAATTCAATTAATGTTTGTCGGACACGCCGTAACAACTGAACGTCTCATTGCTGACTTGAATTTGTTAGGTAACCGCAAATTTGCTATCAATGTAATTTCTAAAAGCGGTTCGAGTGTTGAACCTTTTGTAGTGTTTCGTGAATTTCGCAAACGTTTAGAGTCGCAAGTAGGATCAAATAATGCGCGCAAATACATTGTAATTACCACTGACTTTGAACGTGGGTTTTTGCTAACATTAGCCCAAAAACAAAACTACCAAGTACTAAGAATTCCAAACACTTTAACAGCGCGGTTTAGTGCCTTTACTTGTGTTACGCTATTTCCCTTGCTGTTAGCTGGTTATGATATTTTTACATTTTTTGCAGGTGCTCAGCAAGCCACCCAGGAGTTTAAAACTACTGCTGGTTTTGCAAATCCAATTTTAGTTTATCTTGCCAATCGCACTGTTTTAGCAGACGAGTATAAAGTTGATTTATTTTGTGCTGTTGAAACTCAGTATCAAAAATTTTTAGAATGAATTGTTTTATTATTTGAAGAAACTGAGACTAAAGGTAATCACGGTTTATTTAGTGCAAATACGCTCTTAGCACACAATTTTAAATATGCAACACACACTTTTGGCACACAAATTCGCGCACAAAGTGCAACTACTAGTAGTGCTTTAGATGTTCTTACTTATTATCAAAAGGAATATGCCCACAAAGATCTCTACATTAACAAAGAAAAGCCTTTCAGTGTTGATTGAGAGCTGCTGCAAGCAAAGCTTGCAAGCCAACTGCTCCCTGTCAAATCATTTGAACTTATCACTTTCACACTGGCGAAGTTAGATCTTGAAACCTTAGGTTATTTATTGCAGTTTTTGTACTTTGCTGCTACTCTAAATGGTTTGCTCAATGACGTTGATCCTTTCAACCAATCAGCAGTTGAAGTTTTTAAAAATAATTTGTTGAAGTCTTTTGATAAGTAA
- a CDS encoding ATP-binding cassette domain-containing protein yields MKIINFLLDKITKKVVKFNDKDEQEYERLGKIITEVGHKKQLPAIELKNVFIDFGETLAVDDASFTISEGSLVTLLGPSGSGKTTTLNAISGLLTITSGNVYFRGKDVTKLPPQKRKLGFVFQNYALYPHMSVYANIAFPLKNDIEWQNKVILKRNTALNEIRFTYLKALGCDDATLNELHQLWRVYRKIDRETSFEYSNKMVELRRNLEKATTDYKMSKVHYVAELNASSRLALKALESLKASQKEKKAVIKDELSLLKNTHQLGVESDYAQTKFVNELESPVKKVKPESLEHAQSLLNQTQDKIAALVEEDRSGFWPKTQMNLLKLETRYMKDAIFYKFYIKQFQVIEKYKPFIAEQKAKYLAAKNEYKTLKNDAEAQQLRRNFKYLKYLALAKFNAKYTEVAQQFNLVEMMEQDKKIKNVPLSDEQRAYIREQQKSVLTIRKAIHEEVLEVARRVDIMPILKKKPTRLSGGQQQRVAIARAIVKKPQILLMDEPLSNLDAKLRISTRQWIREIQQKLGITTVFVTHDQEEAMSISDVIVCMSMAKVQQIGSPMELYHKPKNKFVARFLGMPEMAMLPGQYKDGVLSVFDHKLDGIKIKNVDQANYSVGIRAEDFEVTSDNSGLFSGRVKAVENFGKESKLIVELPNKADANFLIDNRFSFKVNDTVHFNIPKDRLHIFDELTEKRVEYEIIE; encoded by the coding sequence ATGAAAATAATTAACTTTCTCCTTGACAAAATTACAAAAAAAGTAGTCAAATTCAATGACAAAGATGAGCAAGAATATGAACGTCTTGGAAAGATAATTACTGAAGTTGGTCATAAAAAACAACTTCCAGCAATCGAATTGAAAAATGTTTTCATTGACTTTGGTGAAACTTTAGCTGTTGATGACGCAAGTTTTACAATTTCAGAAGGCTCTCTAGTTACTTTACTTGGGCCTTCTGGTTCTGGCAAAACAACTACACTTAATGCTATCTCAGGTTTATTAACTATCACTAGTGGTAATGTTTATTTTAGAGGCAAAGATGTTACTAAGTTGCCACCACAAAAGCGGAAATTGGGTTTTGTTTTCCAAAACTATGCTCTTTATCCGCATATGAGCGTATACGCAAACATCGCTTTTCCTTTAAAAAATGACATTGAATGACAAAATAAAGTGATTTTAAAAAGAAACACAGCATTAAACGAAATTCGATTCACTTACTTAAAAGCGCTTGGTTGTGACGATGCTACTCTAAATGAACTGCATCAATTATGAAGAGTTTATCGTAAGATTGATCGCGAAACTTCGTTTGAATATTCAAACAAAATGGTTGAATTACGTAGAAATTTAGAAAAAGCAACAACCGACTATAAAATGTCAAAAGTTCACTATGTAGCTGAATTAAATGCTTCTTCGAGATTAGCACTAAAAGCTTTAGAAAGTTTAAAAGCATCTCAAAAAGAAAAGAAAGCAGTTATTAAAGATGAACTATCATTGCTAAAAAACACCCACCAGTTAGGCGTTGAAAGCGATTATGCTCAAACCAAATTTGTGAATGAATTAGAGTCTCCAGTCAAAAAAGTGAAACCAGAATCACTTGAACACGCTCAAAGTTTACTTAATCAAACGCAAGATAAGATCGCAGCTTTAGTCGAAGAAGACCGCAGTGGTTTTTGACCTAAAACCCAGATGAACTTGTTAAAACTTGAAACAAGATATATGAAGGATGCGATTTTTTACAAGTTTTACATTAAACAATTCCAAGTTATTGAAAAATACAAACCTTTTATTGCTGAACAAAAAGCTAAGTATTTAGCAGCTAAAAACGAATATAAAACTCTTAAAAATGATGCTGAAGCACAACAACTGCGTCGTAATTTTAAATATTTAAAATATCTTGCTTTAGCTAAATTCAATGCTAAATATACCGAAGTAGCACAGCAGTTTAATCTTGTTGAAATGATGGAACAAGATAAGAAGATCAAAAACGTACCTTTAAGTGATGAACAACGCGCTTACATTCGCGAACAACAAAAATCGGTGCTTACAATTCGAAAAGCAATTCACGAAGAAGTACTTGAAGTGGCTCGTCGCGTGGACATTATGCCAATTTTGAAGAAGAAACCAACTCGTTTATCTGGTGGGCAACAACAACGTGTGGCAATTGCACGTGCGATTGTGAAAAAACCTCAAATTCTCTTAATGGACGAGCCTCTTTCAAACCTTGACGCAAAACTTCGTATTTCAACTCGGCAATGAATTCGTGAAATTCAACAAAAACTTGGTATTACCACAGTGTTTGTTACCCACGACCAAGAAGAAGCAATGTCAATTAGTGATGTTATTGTTTGTATGTCAATGGCAAAAGTACAACAAATTGGTTCGCCAATGGAACTTTACCACAAACCAAAAAACAAATTTGTTGCTCGTTTCTTAGGAATGCCTGAAATGGCAATGTTACCAGGTCAATATAAAGATGGCGTGCTTTCTGTTTTTGATCACAAACTTGATGGTATTAAAATTAAAAATGTTGACCAAGCTAACTATAGCGTCGGAATTCGTGCTGAGGACTTTGAAGTCACAAGCGATAACAGTGGTCTTTTCAGTGGCCGTGTGAAGGCAGTTGAAAACTTTGGTAAGGAATCAAAATTAATTGTGGAACTACCAAACAAAGCGGACGCTAACTTCTTAATTGACAATAGATTCAGCTTTAAAGTAAACGACACAGTACACTTTAACATTCCTAAAGATCGTCTACACATCTTTGATGAATTAACAGAAAAGAGGGTGGAGTATGAAATTATCGAGTAG
- a CDS encoding Mbov_0395 family pilin-like conjugal transfer protein yields the protein MNFITQLAETSPTETQKIGIETINKQAYSIGSQIWKFGAAFLGIGLVIAIGFIIYFALKLIMSNDQEHTEKYMLKIKISVLALGIVVGVLLIVSFIVPTVIELFSKSNPLSALNKSDKVS from the coding sequence ATGAATTTCATAACACAATTAGCAGAAACATCGCCAACCGAAACTCAAAAAATCGGAATTGAAACAATTAACAAACAAGCTTATAGCATAGGCTCACAAATCTGAAAATTTGGTGCTGCGTTCTTAGGAATTGGCTTAGTAATTGCAATTGGTTTTATTATCTATTTTGCCTTAAAACTAATTATGTCCAACGACCAGGAGCATACGGAAAAATATATGCTCAAAATCAAAATTTCTGTGCTTGCGCTTGGCATTGTTGTGGGCGTGCTCTTAATTGTTTCCTTTATTGTACCGACCGTAATTGAGTTATTTTCAAAATCAAACCCCTTAAGTGCTTTGAACAAAAGCGATAAAGTGAGTTAA
- a CDS encoding P68 family surface lipoprotein has product MAKNKKTKWLLGGGFTLTSLVPLLAVSCGTESSTSTESSTEILDTVDSVFASSKKQTPDVTISDDWLKKNPKEIKFGVTFSRNGVQYSALNAVVEMYNKQKGVKEQRLEELKAKGENLTDDEKTEKADITKFLDNFVPVKIDVKAGGYEGAETSLQTAIENSAINELVSLTFNYASTASMLATKGMLLNFYSSADPNISSDFTNFNSDFTTDNVKTSNIQNTGTWILPAAKSSNVTGVNSPVLHYLLKVLEESGAKIELTSYETLGEHAKTDLESVKKLWGERNPEVNNGNLIINDKTFSTLEGLLAFGTAVKNTLKQTDEQKKNTVVLGIDDIAGVLATTSYAYLNGDDDKMFIKSSLDKSNTRVVDTSNFESKNSRISKKLDETFNSLVNAMKVNAVRLFAAGVYGSNDLARHKMALNIGSTAGYSHNYLKTPPTYFEFVKDNKKQAIEEGTNLDFVKIWKVEDGLLSFDKYQNRILTSTLANDDASYYYKKGDQTSLDNAKKHSFVAKDKQTDEKLVAVSKKISSTTDKSEDYKNYNNLFIFVEIKTDEDDPVGKAKHTILDEIANTPNSPLNRLGEFKKGAPKEEKTFVGYVTTGSLNGTFGNITGKMFTRTNADVLNQNELNVFAAPTRLTKDDKTNVVYVQGPSLIGVRLNKTLDNGTRQFVKFFLDQTKKYDFEVPDRNKTKIINAFPIDFFSQQASYVFPSKSLTQNDNSNIYLKTTIAEFIKVNQTKNADEKYIAYSEPASTESSKFRKSLKAVWSGINNEIINGEYDDKKTYDTAIIDAVKLQFNNKKA; this is encoded by the coding sequence ATGGCAAAAAATAAGAAAACCAAATGACTTTTAGGGGGGGGCTTTACTCTAACTAGTTTAGTTCCTTTGTTAGCTGTAAGCTGTGGTACTGAATCTTCAACCAGCACTGAATCTTCAACCGAAATTCTTGACACTGTTGATTCAGTCTTTGCGAGCAGTAAAAAACAAACGCCAGATGTAACAATTAGTGATGATTGACTTAAAAAAAATCCGAAGGAAATAAAATTTGGCGTAACTTTTAGTCGTAATGGCGTTCAATACAGCGCACTTAACGCTGTAGTAGAAATGTACAATAAGCAAAAAGGAGTAAAAGAACAAAGATTAGAAGAGCTTAAAGCAAAAGGCGAAAACTTAACAGACGATGAAAAAACAGAAAAAGCTGATATCACAAAATTCCTTGACAACTTTGTACCAGTTAAAATAGATGTTAAGGCTGGTGGTTATGAAGGTGCTGAAACTTCACTTCAAACTGCAATTGAAAATTCAGCAATAAATGAGCTAGTTAGTTTAACATTCAATTATGCTTCTACTGCATCTATGTTGGCTACTAAGGGTATGCTTTTGAATTTTTATTCATCTGCTGACCCAAACATTTCAAGTGATTTTACCAATTTTAATAGTGACTTTACTACAGACAACGTTAAGACTTCAAACATTCAAAATACCGGAACATGAATTTTACCTGCTGCAAAAAGCAGTAATGTCACTGGAGTAAACTCACCTGTTTTACACTACTTATTAAAAGTTCTTGAAGAAAGTGGAGCAAAAATTGAACTAACATCTTATGAAACTTTAGGGGAACACGCAAAAACCGATTTAGAATCAGTAAAAAAACTTTGAGGTGAAAGAAACCCAGAAGTTAATAATGGAAACCTAATCATTAACGATAAAACGTTTTCTACATTAGAAGGTTTGCTTGCTTTTGGAACAGCAGTAAAAAATACTCTTAAACAAACAGATGAACAAAAGAAAAATACTGTTGTGCTTGGTATAGATGACATCGCCGGAGTTTTAGCAACAACAAGTTATGCTTATTTGAATGGCGATGACGACAAAATGTTTATCAAATCCAGCTTAGACAAATCAAATACTCGTGTTGTGGACACAAGTAATTTTGAAAGTAAAAATTCTCGAATTTCCAAAAAATTAGACGAAACATTCAACTCACTTGTTAACGCAATGAAAGTTAATGCTGTTAGATTATTTGCTGCTGGAGTTTATGGGTCAAACGATCTTGCAAGACACAAAATGGCACTTAACATCGGGTCTACAGCTGGGTACAGTCATAATTACTTAAAAACACCTCCTACTTACTTTGAATTTGTTAAGGACAACAAGAAACAAGCAATCGAAGAAGGAACGAACCTTGACTTTGTGAAAATTTGAAAAGTTGAGGATGGACTTCTTAGTTTTGACAAATACCAAAATCGTATTTTAACTTCTACTTTAGCAAATGATGATGCATCATACTATTATAAAAAAGGTGATCAAACTTCACTTGACAATGCTAAAAAGCATTCATTTGTAGCAAAGGACAAGCAGACCGATGAAAAGTTAGTTGCTGTTTCAAAAAAAATTTCTTCAACTACTGACAAAAGTGAAGATTATAAAAATTACAATAATCTTTTCATTTTTGTTGAAATTAAGACTGACGAAGATGATCCAGTAGGTAAAGCTAAGCATACGATTTTGGATGAAATCGCTAATACTCCAAATTCACCATTAAATAGATTGGGCGAATTTAAAAAAGGAGCTCCTAAAGAAGAAAAAACTTTTGTTGGTTATGTAACAACTGGTAGTTTGAATGGCACCTTTGGTAATATCACAGGAAAAATGTTCACAAGAACAAACGCTGATGTTCTTAATCAAAATGAATTAAACGTTTTTGCTGCTCCAACACGACTAACTAAAGATGACAAAACAAATGTTGTTTATGTTCAAGGTCCATCGTTGATTGGTGTTAGATTAAACAAAACATTAGACAACGGGACAAGACAATTTGTGAAGTTTTTCTTAGATCAAACTAAAAAGTACGATTTCGAAGTTCCTGACCGCAATAAAACAAAAATAATTAATGCTTTTCCAATTGACTTCTTTTCGCAACAGGCTTCATATGTGTTTCCATCCAAATCATTAACACAAAATGATAACAGCAATATTTACCTTAAAACAACAATTGCAGAATTTATTAAAGTTAATCAAACAAAAAATGCGGACGAAAAATATATTGCTTATTCAGAACCTGCTTCAACAGAATCATCGAAATTTAGAAAATCATTGAAAGCTGTTTGATCAGGAATTAACAACGAAATTATAAATGGCGAATATGATGACAAAAAAACATACGACACAGCAATCATTGATGCAGTGAAACTTCAATTCAATAATAAAAAAGCTTAA
- a CDS encoding carbohydrate ABC transporter permease, producing the protein MFEKKLKLQQWFLKKRLSRNKEITANQVHETRFSAMAGGLFLKMLALSFFALIVLFPFFFMIMIALMSKEQADALKTDFSLIPTDGLHFENFGKAAKGSLVTSYGAALGLTFTNVLFSIVFKTLITMLAGYAFALKRWKGKNILWSFFIALLVLPEIALLSGQYAVIIYFDNTYQIRSSYGGMVTTLALPFIASVFSALMFRNAFEAIPNRIKEVAAVDGATGAKYFFKVAVPMVTPTMLTVIILTALASWNSYLWPSLVVPASSNYRVLSLWIFEVGIDRESLDSDARVLQNIKMAGVILAILPMFGAYLLFRKRIMRSISKQGSTIKG; encoded by the coding sequence ATGTTTGAAAAAAAATTAAAGCTTCAACAATGGTTTCTAAAAAAACGTCTCTCGCGCAATAAAGAAATTACAGCTAACCAAGTTCACGAAACCCGTTTTAGCGCGATGGCTGGTGGCTTGTTTCTCAAAATGTTAGCTCTTAGCTTCTTTGCGCTTATTGTTCTCTTTCCATTCTTCTTTATGATTATGATTGCTCTGATGTCAAAAGAGCAAGCTGATGCGCTCAAGACTGATTTCTCATTAATTCCAACAGACGGTTTGCACTTTGAAAACTTCGGTAAAGCTGCTAAGGGATCGCTAGTTACTTCTTATGGTGCTGCCCTTGGACTTACTTTTACCAATGTGTTATTTTCAATTGTGTTTAAAACTTTAATTACAATGTTAGCCGGTTATGCTTTTGCCCTTAAAAGGTGAAAGGGCAAGAACATTTTGTGATCATTCTTTATTGCCTTACTAGTGTTACCGGAAATTGCGCTGCTTTCAGGACAATACGCCGTAATTATTTATTTTGACAATACTTATCAAATTCGTTCGAGTTATGGCGGAATGGTAACAACTCTTGCGCTGCCTTTTATTGCGAGTGTATTTAGTGCCTTGATGTTTAGAAATGCTTTTGAAGCAATTCCAAACCGGATTAAAGAAGTGGCAGCAGTTGACGGAGCTACTGGCGCAAAATACTTTTTCAAAGTGGCTGTGCCAATGGTAACGCCAACAATGTTGACTGTGATTATTCTTACTGCACTTGCGTCATGAAACTCATACTTGTGACCATCACTTGTTGTCCCTGCTTCTTCAAATTACAGAGTGCTTTCACTTTGAATCTTCGAAGTGGGAATCGACCGTGAATCCTTAGATAGTGATGCGCGTGTGTTACAAAATATCAAAATGGCTGGTGTGATCTTGGCGATTTTACCAATGTTTGGTGCGTATTTACTCTTTAGAAAAAGAATTATGCGTTCAATTTCAAAACAAGGTAGCACGATTAAAGGATAA
- a CDS encoding Mbov_0396 family ICE element transmembrane protein, with the protein MFWTFNFFAFNILKGILWLFHQVAVEFPFRVILGISSTQPLSDISLPRLFIVFSLIVVVSFIGFVLVGYFRSINHDTESGKKPAIISTLKYAFLSTIWLITIPIAFYLISSFAIQLINAFLFSNGQPALTDTLLKAMYMKEWEANGLTLERWITEVNQNNFWITKNVFNAMNSGDGVKTNISGYILIIGAAYAVIMSFIRLVEFIFHLVILFFVAPFSAAGSLLDDGLSIKKWNRKFWSKNIVVYSMLLSLIIFGFVVEMAVDFLNTLNLYWVVKIVFLALITIGSCFACLSFTSIVANLIGEEISVRKNVANLKAKAASFKVLKSPKATKTTKAKPGTKPALQRNQKTLMKRNQAFKPQQLMQRGQVNKTQSMRERLKQALVKANATQQATKPNI; encoded by the coding sequence ATGTTTTGAACATTTAATTTCTTTGCGTTCAACATTTTAAAAGGAATTTTGTGACTTTTTCACCAGGTGGCCGTGGAATTTCCCTTTCGCGTTATTCTAGGAATTTCCTCCACCCAGCCCTTAAGCGATATTAGTCTCCCGCGACTTTTTATTGTCTTTTCGCTTATTGTTGTTGTTTCTTTCATTGGCTTTGTGTTAGTAGGTTATTTTCGTTCTATCAACCACGACACTGAATCGGGCAAAAAGCCAGCCATTATTAGTACTCTAAAATATGCTTTCTTATCAACTATTTGACTTATAACTATTCCCATTGCGTTCTATTTAATTTCATCTTTCGCGATACAACTAATTAACGCCTTTTTGTTTAGTAACGGCCAGCCGGCGCTAACAGACACTTTACTTAAAGCAATGTATATGAAAGAATGGGAAGCTAATGGGCTTACACTCGAACGGTGAATTACGGAAGTAAACCAAAATAACTTTTGAATTACAAAAAACGTTTTTAACGCGATGAATTCCGGTGATGGTGTCAAAACAAACATTAGCGGTTACATCTTAATTATTGGTGCCGCTTACGCGGTGATAATGAGCTTTATTCGTCTGGTGGAATTTATTTTTCACCTGGTGATTTTATTCTTTGTCGCGCCGTTTTCGGCAGCTGGTTCGTTATTAGATGATGGTTTAAGTATCAAAAAGTGAAACCGTAAGTTTTGGTCGAAAAACATTGTCGTTTATTCGATGTTACTAAGCTTAATTATTTTTGGCTTTGTTGTCGAAATGGCAGTTGATTTTTTAAACACTTTAAATTTATATTGAGTAGTCAAAATTGTCTTTTTAGCTTTAATCACCATCGGCAGTTGCTTTGCGTGTTTATCGTTTACCTCCATTGTAGCTAACTTAATCGGCGAAGAAATTTCCGTGCGTAAGAACGTGGCGAATTTGAAAGCCAAAGCTGCGTCATTTAAAGTCCTTAAAAGTCCGAAAGCAACTAAAACCACTAAAGCTAAACCTGGCACCAAACCGGCCTTACAACGCAATCAAAAAACCCTAATGAAACGCAATCAAGCATTCAAACCGCAACAACTAATGCAACGCGGACAGGTAAATAAAACCCAATCAATGCGTGAGCGTTTAAAGCAAGCGTTAGTTAAGGCTAACGCCACCCAACAAGCCACTAAACCTAACATTTAA